The Rhizobium sp. BT03 genome has a window encoding:
- the kdsA gene encoding 3-deoxy-8-phosphooctulonate synthase, which translates to MSTDTNSEVRIGEGAGQVTFSNSGRLSLIAGPCQMESRDHAFMVAGTLKELCAKLGIGLVYKSSFDKANRTSLSAERGIGLEKGMEVFADLKKEFGFPVLTDVHTAEQCAEVAKVVDVLQIPAFLCRQTDLLIAAAETGRAVNVKKGQFLAPWDMKNVLKKLNASGNPNVLLCERGASFGYNTLVSDMRSLPIMASMGAPVVFDATHSVAQPGGQGDSSGGQREFVETLARAAVATGIAGVFVETHQDPDNAPSDGPNMVYLKDMPRLLEKLLAFDAVAKG; encoded by the coding sequence ATGAGCACTGATACGAATTCGGAAGTCAGGATCGGCGAGGGCGCAGGCCAGGTCACCTTTTCCAATAGCGGCCGCCTGTCGCTGATTGCCGGCCCTTGCCAGATGGAGAGCCGCGACCATGCCTTCATGGTTGCCGGCACGCTGAAAGAGCTCTGTGCCAAGCTCGGAATCGGCCTCGTCTACAAGAGTTCCTTCGACAAGGCGAACCGCACCTCGCTCTCGGCCGAGCGCGGCATCGGGCTTGAAAAGGGCATGGAAGTCTTCGCCGACCTGAAGAAGGAGTTCGGCTTTCCCGTCCTGACCGACGTTCACACGGCCGAGCAATGCGCCGAAGTGGCAAAGGTGGTCGATGTCCTGCAGATCCCGGCCTTCCTCTGCCGCCAGACCGACCTTCTGATCGCCGCCGCCGAGACCGGCCGCGCCGTCAATGTCAAGAAAGGCCAGTTTCTTGCTCCTTGGGACATGAAGAACGTGCTGAAGAAGCTCAACGCCAGCGGCAACCCGAACGTGCTGCTCTGCGAACGCGGCGCCTCCTTCGGCTACAATACTTTGGTTTCCGACATGCGCTCACTGCCGATCATGGCATCGATGGGCGCGCCCGTCGTCTTCGATGCGACCCATTCCGTGGCGCAGCCGGGCGGGCAGGGCGATTCCTCCGGCGGTCAGCGGGAATTCGTGGAAACGCTGGCGCGCGCAGCGGTGGCGACCGGTATTGCCGGCGTTTTCGTCGAAACCCACCAGGACCCCGACAACGCACCGTCCGACGGCCCGAACATGGTCTATCTCAAGGACATGCCGCGGCTTCTGGAAAAGCTGCTGGCCTTCGACGCCGTCGCCAAGGGCTGA
- a CDS encoding VOC family protein, whose product MNTHAAKPHPLDHVVLPVVNIDLARERLGKLGFTVAADARHPFGTENACVFFADKTYLEPLGIASVEESEASARQGNVFTARNRAFRFRCGDEGLSAVVFGTEDAGIDHQSFISGGSSAGEMLEFSRPMKMPDGSESVGSFKLAFAGDLRAPDFFLFTCQRINPLPADRGALETHANGVTGIAEIALSAPDAAAFAGFVSLAMAQSAVEKTGFGVNIAAPNAKISLMTSEGLEAYFEAAVSSADRGLRGRAILFTVADLAVTEAHLAANGVTYTRKNNRILVKPAPGQGTLFAFEER is encoded by the coding sequence ATGAACACGCATGCCGCCAAACCGCACCCGCTCGATCATGTCGTGCTGCCGGTCGTCAATATCGATCTGGCGCGCGAAAGGCTCGGCAAGCTCGGCTTCACCGTTGCCGCCGACGCCCGCCATCCCTTCGGAACGGAGAATGCCTGCGTCTTCTTTGCCGACAAGACCTATCTGGAGCCGCTCGGTATCGCGAGCGTCGAGGAGAGCGAGGCATCGGCGCGGCAAGGCAATGTCTTCACCGCCCGCAACCGCGCTTTCCGCTTCCGCTGCGGCGATGAGGGGCTTTCGGCGGTGGTTTTCGGCACTGAAGATGCCGGCATCGACCATCAAAGCTTCATTTCAGGCGGATCGAGCGCCGGCGAGATGCTGGAGTTCAGCCGGCCGATGAAAATGCCGGATGGTTCTGAAAGCGTCGGCAGCTTCAAACTGGCCTTTGCGGGCGATCTGCGGGCACCCGATTTCTTTCTCTTCACCTGCCAGCGCATCAATCCATTGCCGGCCGACCGCGGCGCGCTGGAGACACACGCCAATGGCGTGACCGGCATTGCCGAGATCGCGCTCAGCGCGCCCGATGCCGCCGCCTTCGCCGGCTTCGTCAGCCTTGCCATGGCGCAATCGGCCGTCGAGAAAACCGGTTTCGGGGTCAATATCGCGGCGCCGAATGCGAAAATCAGCCTGATGACATCGGAAGGACTGGAGGCCTATTTCGAGGCCGCCGTCTCATCCGCCGATCGCGGTCTGCGCGGCCGGGCGATCCTCTTCACTGTTGCCGATCTTGCCGTGACAGAAGCGCATTTGGCTGCTAACGGAGTGACATACACGCGCAAGAACAACCGCATTTTGGTGAAGCCGGCGCCCGGGCAAGGCACGCTTTTCGCCTTCGAGGAAAGATGA